A genomic window from Spiroplasma helicoides includes:
- a CDS encoding CvpA family protein produces MIVNIGPWWLYDIIALSIIVGGLIFGIKRGFFMTLYIIGIELIAVILLMFIPTMLTNATIDPVMSLLRKAGLESKFDSVSTQVGNVFRKLLQEIVDRSSSNGDFNVPDLNSESLGSLLLKVAAGLSLYIIYSFAIFILVNIIGFIVFACIKNKFRKIKVLGYADKILGGINGFGVGMIFAMMFSWIISMPFIATETQKFGTMSYSQLDEDQQNNWAKYGNSYSRFALSHKMTTDVPVVKFAGYLFSNACIQKYLLAPVATIGSQFFEKGFSTDSIKSVPQTVLETYSELVLDGYASKDPWKAPIPMCIEIMPNDTRVLLRFATEMMLLLSKVISPSDSTTTEGTDQNSGNTTTNNADDDSQNIYSNLPSTKDILNSFEQFRTEKQIEFNKNDTLMNLDNFTSYYNWAGDDVTKNPFLKNVANLEGKNAKASDKKLASILRDPVRTYSLFRNIFYVNWITSDNSSVPGFVPSIWSSNFVADSLELSFSPGIYNFLTSRLANDWDNLNENSKLLLGQKQDAKYEDFRGFWLQYYFDFAKLEDK; encoded by the coding sequence ATGATAGTAAATATAGGACCTTGATGGCTTTATGACATTATTGCTCTCTCTATTATTGTTGGTGGACTAATTTTTGGAATTAAACGTGGTTTTTTTATGACTTTATACATAATCGGAATAGAGTTGATTGCTGTGATTTTGTTAATGTTTATACCAACTATGTTAACAAACGCAACAATTGACCCTGTTATGTCACTTTTAAGAAAAGCAGGTTTAGAAAGTAAATTTGATTCTGTAAGTACGCAGGTAGGTAATGTTTTTAGAAAATTGTTACAAGAGATTGTTGATAGATCTTCTTCAAACGGTGATTTTAATGTTCCTGATTTAAATTCAGAAAGCCTAGGTAGCTTGTTGTTAAAAGTTGCTGCTGGTCTATCTTTATACATAATATATAGTTTTGCAATATTTATCTTAGTTAATATAATTGGTTTTATAGTTTTTGCATGTATAAAAAATAAATTTAGAAAAATCAAAGTTTTGGGATATGCTGACAAAATTCTTGGGGGAATCAATGGATTTGGTGTTGGTATGATTTTTGCTATGATGTTTTCATGAATAATTTCAATGCCTTTTATAGCAACAGAAACACAAAAGTTTGGAACAATGAGTTACAGCCAATTAGATGAAGATCAACAAAATAATTGGGCAAAATATGGAAACTCATATTCTCGGTTTGCATTAAGTCACAAAATGACAACTGATGTACCAGTTGTTAAGTTTGCAGGATATTTATTCTCCAATGCTTGTATTCAAAAATACTTACTAGCTCCAGTGGCAACTATTGGTTCTCAGTTTTTTGAAAAGGGATTTAGTACTGACAGTATAAAATCTGTGCCTCAAACAGTTTTAGAAACTTACTCTGAACTTGTATTGGATGGGTATGCTTCTAAAGATCCCTGAAAAGCACCAATACCAATGTGTATTGAAATTATGCCAAATGATACTAGGGTATTGTTAAGATTTGCAACAGAAATGATGCTATTGCTTTCAAAAGTTATTTCACCATCTGACTCAACAACCACTGAAGGAACTGATCAAAATAGTGGTAACACAACCACAAATAATGCAGATGATGATAGTCAAAATATTTATAGTAATTTACCTTCAACAAAAGATATTTTAAATTCTTTTGAACAATTTAGAACAGAAAAACAAATAGAGTTTAATAAAAATGATACATTGATGAATTTGGATAATTTTACAAGTTATTATAATTGAGCTGGGGATGATGTTACAAAAAACCCATTCTTAAAAAACGTTGCTAATTTAGAAGGCAAAAACGCTAAAGCTTCTGATAAAAAATTAGCTTCAATTTTAAGAGATCCTGTTAGAACTTATAGTTTGTTTAGAAATATCTTTTATGTTAATTGAATAACTTCAGATAACTCATCAGTTCCAGGATTTGTTCCTTCAATTTGATCTTCAAATTTTGTTGCAGATTCACTTGAGTTATCATTTTCACCAGGAATTTATAATTTCTTAACTTCAAGACTTGCCAATGATTGAGATAATTTAAACGAAAATTCAAAACTTCTACTTGGTCAAAAACAAGATGCAAAATATGAAGACTTTAGAGGATTTTGGTTACAATATTACTTTGATTTTGCAAAATTGGAGGACAAATAG
- the rnhC gene encoding ribonuclease HIII codes for MSNLSIKNVNIETIKKIIRENQQYLVSSTNPSVAYFIKTNNETINIYKNNTVLIQGLNPEIIANKYNLISPNLREKKEVRANSKKLQIIGCDETGVGDFFGPLVTCCAFVNNDFIIKYPELYKKLRDSKKIDDKNIYKIYDLIKDKVIYEIYIMDCFEYNELYNIYKNTHVLKAIAHNRTLIAFLKNNINLEYDKIVMDQFAGANNYFNYLKNQEKVMKSNMEFITKAEDKFVSVACASIIARYFFLRSIKKLEAKYNINIKLGANNDVKNLVNLYKQSKANDLANFLKLHFNSEIKK; via the coding sequence ATGAGTAACTTAAGTATTAAAAATGTCAACATAGAGACTATCAAAAAAATAATTAGAGAAAATCAGCAATATTTAGTATCCAGCACCAATCCAAGTGTAGCTTATTTTATAAAAACAAATAATGAAACAATTAATATTTATAAAAATAATACAGTTCTGATTCAAGGTTTAAACCCTGAAATTATAGCTAATAAGTATAATTTAATCAGTCCAAACTTGAGGGAAAAAAAAGAAGTTAGAGCAAACTCTAAGAAATTACAAATTATAGGTTGTGATGAAACTGGAGTTGGTGACTTTTTTGGACCTTTAGTTACATGTTGTGCTTTTGTTAATAACGACTTTATAATCAAATATCCTGAATTATACAAAAAATTAAGAGACTCAAAAAAGATAGATGATAAAAATATCTATAAAATATATGACTTAATTAAAGATAAAGTGATTTATGAAATATATATAATGGATTGTTTTGAATACAATGAACTATATAACATCTATAAAAATACACATGTTTTAAAAGCCATTGCGCACAATAGAACTTTAATAGCATTTTTAAAAAATAATATCAATTTAGAATATGACAAAATTGTAATGGACCAATTCGCTGGTGCAAACAACTACTTTAATTACTTAAAAAATCAAGAAAAAGTTATGAAAAGTAATATGGAATTTATAACCAAAGCAGAAGATAAGTTTGTCTCTGTTGCTTGTGCTAGTATAATTGCGCGTTATTTCTTTTTACGAAGTATTAAAAAATTAGAAGCAAAATATAATATAAACATTAAATTGGGTGCTAACAATGACGTTAAAAATCTTGTAAATTTGTACAAACAAAGTAAAGCAAATGATTTAGCTAACTTTTTAAAATTGCACTTCAATAGTGAAATCAAAAAATAA
- a CDS encoding NCS2 family permease, with amino-acid sequence MLNNNDDVKSNKKNKSEFVEQNIIINSAEKSKKKYDEDNSSLAKFFKFAKFNTTLKKEIIGGISTLLAMIYILSVEPSILSGASSVADQSVKMNAQGVFLSTAIVSFIATLLMGLSSNVPVALAPSMGINAMFTYSVASKGIGFEGALMATTISSILFCIISITNVRKILIKALPKSLHIAIGLGIGFFIAYVGIKNIGWVAESRDGLPKAALSDFKQTYIGIILGTVVVFAAIVLHYKKFIAPVAIMMLAGFIIAVIIANVVPKGSNSAVDQAFSTARWKSDGWDYNLLWNGFVHNLKETYTNAGNKAIWTSPTMYVSIFVFTILTFFDATGTLTSVNVIINKNREKPTEIPKAAMIIDGGTSIAGSLVGISHMAVYAESCVGISQGARTGFASVITSLGLLLSIALFPIFGMIPDCITGAATLFIGIIMIGNITEIEWKKPEIALSSFFIILFMIITYNIAIGICLGLFAYTIGCLANKKSKEISPVIWIFDVIFLVCFVAMAFVQ; translated from the coding sequence ATGTTAAACAATAATGATGATGTAAAAAGTAACAAAAAAAATAAATCAGAATTTGTTGAACAAAATATAATTATAAATAGCGCAGAAAAGTCAAAAAAGAAATATGATGAAGACAATAGCTCTTTAGCAAAATTTTTCAAATTCGCAAAATTTAATACAACTTTAAAAAAAGAAATTATTGGTGGAATTAGTACTTTACTTGCAATGATTTATATTTTATCAGTTGAGCCAAGTATCTTAAGTGGTGCTTCAAGTGTTGCTGATCAAAGTGTAAAAATGAATGCACAAGGAGTATTTTTATCAACAGCAATTGTATCGTTTATAGCAACTTTATTAATGGGATTAAGCAGTAATGTACCTGTAGCATTAGCTCCAAGTATGGGGATAAATGCAATGTTTACATATAGTGTTGCATCTAAGGGAATTGGATTTGAAGGAGCATTAATGGCTACAACCATTTCTTCAATCTTGTTTTGTATAATTAGTATTACCAATGTTAGAAAAATACTTATAAAAGCTCTACCAAAATCATTGCATATAGCAATTGGTTTAGGAATAGGTTTTTTTATAGCTTATGTTGGTATTAAAAATATCGGTTGAGTTGCTGAATCTAGAGATGGTCTTCCAAAAGCTGCTTTAAGTGATTTTAAACAAACATACATAGGAATCATCTTAGGAACTGTTGTTGTATTTGCGGCAATTGTTTTGCACTATAAAAAATTTATAGCACCAGTTGCAATTATGATGCTAGCGGGATTTATTATCGCTGTTATAATTGCAAATGTAGTTCCAAAAGGAAGTAACAGTGCTGTTGATCAGGCATTTTCAACCGCAAGATGAAAATCAGATGGATGAGACTATAATCTTCTTTGAAACGGATTTGTACATAACTTAAAAGAAACATATACAAATGCTGGTAATAAAGCTATTTGAACTAGTCCAACTATGTATGTTTCGATATTTGTATTTACAATATTAACATTTTTTGATGCTACTGGAACATTAACTTCTGTTAATGTAATTATTAATAAAAATAGAGAAAAACCAACCGAAATTCCAAAAGCAGCAATGATAATTGATGGGGGAACTTCAATAGCTGGTTCATTAGTAGGGATATCTCATATGGCTGTTTATGCAGAAAGTTGTGTAGGTATTTCACAAGGGGCAAGAACTGGATTTGCATCAGTGATAACTTCACTTGGTTTATTATTAAGTATTGCTTTATTTCCAATTTTTGGAATGATACCAGATTGCATTACTGGCGCTGCAACATTATTTATAGGAATAATTATGATTGGTAATATTACTGAAATAGAATGAAAAAAACCAGAAATTGCTTTATCTTCATTCTTTATAATTTTATTTATGATAATTACTTATAATATTGCAATTGGAATTTGTCTAGGACTATTTGCATATACAATAGGATGTCTAGCAAACAAAAAAAGCAAAGAAATCAGCCCGGTAATATGAATATTTGATGTTATTTTCTTAGTTTGCTTTGTGGCAATGGCTTTCGTTCAGTAA
- a CDS encoding deoxycytidylate deaminase has product MKKRSDYIDWDTYFLAMIEINAMRSKDPNTQVGAVIVNDLNQIVSTGYNGLPRGLSDDDFSWSREGEWQNTKYPYVVHAELNAILSSSSNLRGTILYTSQFPCYDCSKNIVQAGIVKIIYSDNKYQGTIENEVSLKILKSANIELEFKKPVKVTIEKE; this is encoded by the coding sequence ATGAAAAAACGTAGTGATTACATAGATTGAGACACTTATTTTTTAGCAATGATCGAAATAAATGCTATGAGAAGTAAAGATCCCAATACTCAAGTTGGAGCTGTTATTGTTAATGATTTGAATCAAATTGTTTCAACTGGATATAATGGTTTACCAAGAGGTTTAAGTGATGATGATTTTTCTTGGTCAAGAGAAGGAGAATGACAAAACACAAAATACCCTTATGTAGTTCATGCTGAACTTAATGCAATTTTGTCTTCTTCATCAAATTTAAGAGGAACAATTCTTTATACTTCTCAGTTTCCTTGTTATGATTGCTCTAAAAATATCGTGCAAGCAGGAATAGTAAAAATTATTTACTCAGATAATAAGTACCAAGGAACTATTGAAAATGAAGTTTCTTTAAAGATATTAAAATCAGCTAATATAGAATTAGAATTTAAAAAACCAGTGAAAGTTACAATTGAAAAAGAATAG
- a CDS encoding RluA family pseudouridine synthase: MKKIQIIIEQNGERIDKFLTDYFKEEYDFSRSFIQKMISENLVLVNQNNINSNYNLLTNDIIDITLKEPEELENKPQDIDFEIVYEDSDMLVVNKPNNLVVHPAAGNPDNTLVNGLLFKVKDLSSIGGVLRPGIVHRLDKKTTGLMLVAKNDKTHKNLTNMLSENKIHKEYLALVQGIIEPNKGTIDAPIGRHRNDRKKMTVTDINSKKAVTHFEVLKRFEKNTLIRCIIDTGRTHQIRVHMNFIKHPVVGDNLYGFREDQKNEFGQYLHSHKVSFNHPITGEKMEFSCDLPKEFNDKIKELEK; encoded by the coding sequence ATGAAAAAAATACAAATAATAATTGAACAAAACGGCGAAAGAATTGACAAGTTTTTAACAGATTATTTTAAAGAAGAATATGATTTTTCAAGAAGTTTTATTCAAAAAATGATTAGTGAAAATCTAGTTTTGGTTAATCAAAATAACATAAATTCTAACTATAATCTTTTGACAAATGACATAATTGACATAACTTTAAAAGAACCAGAAGAATTAGAAAATAAACCTCAAGACATCGATTTTGAAATTGTTTATGAGGATAGTGATATGCTAGTTGTAAATAAACCTAATAATTTAGTTGTTCACCCAGCTGCTGGAAACCCTGATAACACATTGGTAAATGGACTTTTATTTAAAGTTAAAGACCTTTCTTCTATTGGTGGTGTATTAAGACCTGGAATTGTGCACAGATTAGATAAAAAAACAACCGGTTTAATGTTGGTTGCAAAAAATGATAAAACGCATAAAAATTTAACAAATATGCTTTCAGAAAATAAAATACACAAAGAATATTTAGCACTTGTACAAGGAATTATCGAACCCAATAAAGGTACTATTGATGCGCCAATTGGTAGACATAGAAACGATAGAAAAAAAATGACTGTAACTGATATAAATTCTAAAAAGGCTGTTACTCATTTTGAAGTTTTAAAAAGATTTGAAAAAAACACGCTAATTAGATGTATTATAGATACAGGACGAACACATCAAATCAGGGTTCATATGAATTTTATTAAGCATCCTGTGGTGGGGGACAATTTATATGGTTTTAGAGAAGACCAAAAAAATGAATTTGGACAATATCTACATTCACACAAAGTTTCGTTTAATCACCCTATAACTGGGGAAAAAATGGAGTTTTCTTGTGATTTGCCAAAAGAATTTAATGATAAAATAAAAGAGTTAGAAAAATAG
- a CDS encoding signal peptidase II translates to MDNIKIFFKKHNYAFRYKLLWCLPILIFLIALDWISKAIVVSKMEYSSDPVSGVPGLLRFRYLLNPGAALSMNAGKPFVAILLATLVTVFLMALWLFLNQKLWLQPINFMLSGSIANVVGRIWAPVIPDGFPSAGTKGGVVDFLEWDFNFLGSQSYTFNLADVYVNISIAVLIIAFIIFSWGEIKAYIYKKQDVFYEEFLEFRDSLAILENSYLESVRKKSIKNQFSLYKNYLQNKKTLKRNWIEQKKLLTQSKLKVLDKTQKDNDKAKDS, encoded by the coding sequence ATGGATAACATTAAAATTTTTTTTAAAAAACACAACTATGCTTTTAGATACAAACTACTTTGATGTCTACCAATTTTAATATTCCTTATAGCTTTAGATTGAATTTCTAAAGCTATTGTTGTTTCTAAAATGGAATATAGTTCAGATCCAGTTAGTGGAGTGCCAGGATTACTAAGATTTAGATATCTTTTAAATCCTGGGGCTGCGTTAAGTATGAATGCAGGTAAACCTTTTGTGGCTATTTTGTTAGCCACATTAGTAACTGTATTTTTAATGGCATTGTGATTATTTTTAAATCAAAAACTTTGGCTACAACCTATTAATTTTATGTTATCAGGAAGTATTGCTAATGTTGTTGGAAGAATTTGAGCGCCAGTTATTCCTGATGGATTTCCAAGTGCAGGAACCAAAGGTGGTGTAGTTGACTTTTTAGAATGAGATTTTAATTTTCTAGGGTCTCAAAGTTATACTTTTAACTTAGCTGATGTTTATGTAAATATTTCAATAGCAGTATTGATAATTGCTTTTATAATTTTTAGTTGAGGAGAAATTAAAGCATACATATACAAAAAACAAGATGTTTTTTATGAAGAGTTTTTAGAATTCAGAGATAGTTTGGCGATTTTAGAAAATAGTTATTTAGAAAGTGTTAGAAAAAAGTCAATTAAAAATCAATTTAGTTTATACAAAAACTATTTACAAAATAAAAAAACATTGAAGAGAAACTGAATTGAACAAAAAAAACTGCTGACACAATCTAAATTGAAAGTTTTAGATAAAACACAAAAAGATAACGATAAAGCTAAGGACTCATAA
- the ileS gene encoding isoleucine--tRNA ligase, which produces MEKNYKDTLLIFQTNFDMKADLKNKEPLIQEKWLKNKIYNKKIELNSKKQNFVLHDGPPYANGDIHVGHALNKVLKDFIVRWKNSRGYNSPFILGWDTHGLPIETAVTKTGVDRKSMPPADFRSLCKEYALGQVKRQAVQFSRLGIFTDFDVKYITLTKDFEASQLKLYAKMIEKGLIYRGLRPIYWSPSSESALAEAEIEYKDIKGPSIYVGFPVKNDEQFTNTQIVIWTTTPWTLPSNQLTCVNAEMDYVWVKPANKDVKYILAKNLLEEVSEIVEWENVEILDEFKGTRLNKVEYQHPWYDDKKAWIVLGDHVSDSAGTGLVHTAGGFGVDDFNIVVENGMEAFVPIDDQGKFNAKINDKRLEGVFYDDSNKIVGMTLEEKGLVLKLKFVKHSYPHDWRTKKPIIYRATSQWFVSLENVKKEIDKVIVDNVTTSPPWAKERLRNIIAERNDWTISRQRLWGVPIIAFYDKDLNPIYDKDVVNYAVKIVQEKGTNAWFELDADEFLAPENKGKGWTKEKDILDVWFDSGSTNIALEDNFGLKRPYDVYCEGTDQYRGWFNSSMINSVVYDGKSPYRQLISHGMTNDEQGKKMSKSIGNTVDPIELSNDLGADILRLWVCSADYTDDQKLGKEIIKQITESYRKLRNTIRFILSNLVDFNTEKDYKKELEPVDKFALHTLTVKKQKFVELFDSFKFNAALKVLNNYVINDLSAFYLDFIKDIIYVYGKDSLRRRQVQTVMYEQLWALFDMLRPILPHTIEEAYFNLEVDNKLDSVHLLDVKEQNFLWDEKNLEIWNSVLMLRDDINEALEKARNEKIIKKGFEAKLTLTLKPGFEYLKDIQDLQQILIVNSIEFDSKVQDSSNKVAQVTVELKEGLKCERCWAIYDELVEDICQRCYDVIK; this is translated from the coding sequence ATGGAAAAGAATTATAAAGACACGTTACTTATATTTCAAACAAACTTTGATATGAAGGCTGATTTGAAAAATAAAGAACCACTAATACAAGAAAAATGATTAAAAAATAAAATATATAACAAAAAAATAGAATTAAATAGCAAAAAACAAAACTTTGTTTTACATGATGGTCCACCATACGCAAATGGTGATATCCACGTAGGTCATGCTTTAAATAAAGTTTTAAAAGATTTTATTGTGCGTTGAAAAAACTCAAGAGGTTATAACTCACCATTTATCTTAGGGTGAGATACACATGGTTTACCAATTGAAACAGCGGTTACAAAAACTGGTGTTGATAGAAAGTCAATGCCACCAGCAGATTTTAGAAGTTTATGTAAAGAATATGCGCTAGGTCAAGTTAAAAGACAAGCAGTACAGTTCAGTAGACTTGGTATATTTACAGATTTTGATGTTAAATATATAACTTTGACAAAAGATTTTGAAGCTAGTCAATTAAAGTTATATGCAAAAATGATTGAAAAAGGTTTAATCTACAGAGGATTAAGACCAATATATTGATCACCATCAAGTGAATCTGCTCTTGCTGAAGCTGAGATAGAATATAAAGACATTAAAGGACCATCAATTTATGTTGGATTTCCTGTAAAAAATGATGAACAGTTCACAAATACACAAATAGTAATATGAACAACTACACCTTGAACACTTCCATCAAACCAATTAACTTGTGTTAATGCTGAAATGGATTATGTTTGAGTAAAACCAGCAAATAAAGATGTTAAATATATCTTAGCTAAAAATTTATTAGAAGAAGTTTCAGAAATAGTTGAGTGAGAAAATGTAGAAATACTTGACGAGTTTAAAGGGACTAGATTGAATAAAGTTGAATATCAACATCCTTGATATGATGACAAAAAAGCTTGAATAGTTCTTGGAGATCATGTTAGTGATTCAGCAGGTACTGGATTAGTTCATACTGCTGGAGGATTTGGGGTAGATGACTTTAACATTGTTGTTGAAAACGGAATGGAAGCATTTGTTCCAATTGATGACCAAGGAAAATTTAATGCAAAAATAAATGATAAAAGACTTGAGGGAGTTTTTTATGATGATTCAAACAAGATTGTTGGTATGACTTTAGAAGAAAAAGGCTTAGTGCTTAAATTAAAATTTGTAAAGCACTCATATCCACATGATTGAAGAACAAAAAAACCAATTATTTATCGTGCAACAAGTCAATGATTTGTTAGTTTAGAAAATGTCAAAAAAGAAATTGATAAAGTAATTGTTGATAATGTTACAACTTCTCCACCTTGAGCGAAAGAAAGATTGAGAAACATTATTGCTGAAAGAAATGATTGAACCATAAGTAGACAAAGACTTTGAGGTGTACCAATTATTGCTTTTTATGATAAGGATTTAAATCCAATTTATGATAAAGATGTTGTAAATTATGCAGTAAAAATTGTTCAAGAAAAAGGAACAAATGCTTGATTTGAATTAGATGCAGATGAATTTTTAGCACCAGAAAACAAAGGAAAAGGTTGAACTAAGGAAAAAGATATTTTAGATGTTTGATTTGATTCAGGAAGTACAAATATAGCCTTAGAAGATAACTTTGGATTAAAAAGACCTTATGATGTTTATTGTGAAGGAACTGACCAATATAGAGGATGATTTAACTCATCAATGATTAACTCAGTTGTTTATGATGGAAAATCTCCATATCGTCAATTAATTTCTCATGGGATGACAAATGATGAACAAGGTAAAAAAATGTCAAAATCAATTGGTAATACAGTTGACCCAATTGAATTGTCAAACGATTTAGGAGCAGACATTTTAAGATTATGAGTTTGTTCTGCAGATTATACTGATGATCAAAAATTAGGAAAAGAAATAATTAAACAAATTACTGAATCTTATAGAAAACTTAGAAATACAATTCGTTTTATATTGTCAAATTTAGTTGATTTTAATACTGAAAAAGATTATAAAAAGGAATTGGAACCAGTTGATAAATTTGCTTTACATACTTTAACAGTTAAAAAACAAAAATTTGTTGAACTTTTCGATAGCTTCAAATTTAATGCAGCTTTAAAAGTTTTAAACAACTATGTAATAAATGATTTATCAGCATTTTATCTTGACTTTATAAAAGATATAATTTATGTTTATGGAAAAGATTCTTTGAGAAGAAGACAAGTCCAAACAGTAATGTATGAGCAATTATGAGCACTATTTGATATGCTAAGACCTATATTGCCTCATACAATCGAAGAAGCTTATTTTAATTTGGAAGTTGATAATAAATTAGATTCAGTACATTTATTAGATGTAAAAGAACAAAACTTCTTATGAGATGAAAAAAACCTAGAAATTTGAAATAGTGTTTTAATGCTAAGAGACGATATAAATGAAGCTTTAGAAAAAGCAAGAAATGAAAAAATAATTAAAAAAGGTTTTGAGGCAAAATTAACACTTACTTTAAAACCAGGTTTTGAATATTTAAAAGATATTCAAGATTTACAACAAATCTTAATAGTTAATTCAATTGAATTTGATTCAAAAGTACAAGATTCAAGCAACAAGGTTGCACAAGTTACAGTTGAATTAAAAGAAGGTTTAAAATGTGAACGTTGTTGAGCAATCTATGATGAATTAGTAGAAGATATTTGTCAAAGATGCTATGATGTTATTAAATAA
- a CDS encoding MurR/RpiR family transcriptional regulator, which translates to MKILKLDESKLNSTEFAIVNEINTNPDYFCSHSIQEVSKASNVSPSTMTRVCQKLGFKSFKSAQMFVYEKSRMESEYYKLGEDNTPQQVIHNVKGSALFTINETLSNLDPAYAEEISHKIYQSQRIIVFGLEQQEISATLFVQNLSKVNKEAYAVSNIHLFAQKAIFFTENDFCVFVSRTGWTKEVIEAAKWALKRGISILILTTDLDTTLEMIGEENKHLIYAIETQTLNYDKIKYPSVSSLPGELIIFDVLFNILVVQHKEFKEKFEKTNEISMSWNFKGHI; encoded by the coding sequence GTGAAAATTTTAAAATTAGATGAATCGAAATTGAATAGTACAGAGTTTGCAATTGTTAATGAAATAAATACCAATCCAGATTATTTTTGTAGTCATTCAATTCAAGAGGTATCAAAAGCTAGTAATGTTAGTCCAAGTACAATGACAAGGGTATGTCAAAAACTTGGGTTCAAAAGTTTTAAATCCGCACAAATGTTTGTGTATGAAAAATCTAGAATGGAAAGTGAATATTACAAGTTAGGTGAAGATAATACACCTCAACAAGTTATCCATAATGTAAAGGGTAGTGCTTTATTTACAATAAATGAAACATTAAGTAACCTTGATCCTGCTTATGCAGAAGAAATTTCGCATAAAATTTATCAATCTCAAAGAATAATTGTTTTTGGTTTAGAACAACAAGAAATTTCAGCAACATTATTTGTGCAAAACTTATCAAAAGTTAATAAAGAAGCTTATGCGGTTTCAAATATTCACCTTTTTGCCCAAAAAGCAATCTTTTTTACCGAAAATGATTTTTGTGTATTTGTTTCAAGAACGGGTTGAACCAAAGAGGTTATTGAGGCAGCTAAATGAGCTTTAAAAAGAGGTATTTCAATTTTAATTTTAACAACTGATTTAGATACAACACTTGAAATGATTGGCGAAGAAAATAAACACTTAATCTACGCTATTGAGACTCAAACTCTAAATTACGACAAAATCAAATATCCTTCTGTATCTTCTTTACCTGGTGAATTGATTATTTTTGATGTTTTATTTAATATTCTAGTTGTTCAGCATAAAGAATTCAAAGAAAAATTTGAAAAAACAAATGAAATATCAATGAGTTGAAACTTTAAAGGTCACATTTAA
- a CDS encoding ABC transporter permease — protein sequence MEKKWRIKLRTGLVSFSSLYRLSFKTYLRSPINVFLGIFLFYFICLMWLLFRSDDPFILASATGAIIVRNSIHMLYRNLSIHKVTGFSTKLEFTPVNPVSLLLAHITANLTIVSIACAGLMGIVSILFGHQRLLIANVNWYMYISGALLLYITFVLMCFIMYIYVNDVPLAMIFANMFYIISWYFLGCAYPYYILSKYQILNWIMYFFPARYMMNVMQAGWVNSTNLKYTDTLNAGKYNVDWKLTDHLTLPYFVTLGIIIFLVIVLATTIIFKLNKHKKDSYGASLIQKLSSRYISEIKRCGSLEDLKNLRNNHLKEIGYNKRGFNYGKINNKSSKESKSKPN from the coding sequence ATGGAAAAAAAATGAAGGATTAAATTAAGAACCGGATTAGTTTCTTTTAGTTCTCTTTATCGTTTATCATTTAAAACATACTTACGATCACCCATTAATGTTTTTTTAGGAATCTTTTTATTTTATTTTATTTGTTTAATGTGATTACTTTTTAGAAGTGACGATCCATTTATTTTAGCCTCAGCAACAGGAGCTATTATTGTTAGAAATAGTATTCATATGTTATATAGAAATTTAAGTATTCACAAAGTTACTGGTTTTAGTACTAAATTAGAATTTACACCCGTTAACCCTGTGTCACTTTTGTTAGCACATATTACAGCTAACTTAACAATTGTTTCAATTGCTTGTGCTGGTTTGATGGGTATTGTATCTATATTATTTGGTCACCAAAGATTATTAATTGCTAATGTAAATTGGTATATGTATATTTCAGGAGCATTGTTATTATATATAACTTTTGTTTTGATGTGTTTTATAATGTATATTTATGTAAATGATGTTCCTTTAGCGATGATATTTGCAAATATGTTTTATATTATTAGTTGATATTTTTTAGGTTGTGCTTATCCTTACTACATTCTTTCAAAATATCAAATTTTAAATTGAATTATGTATTTTTTTCCAGCTAGATATATGATGAATGTTATGCAAGCAGGGTGAGTTAACTCAACAAATTTGAAATATACAGACACTTTAAATGCAGGAAAATATAATGTTGATTGAAAATTAACAGATCATTTAACCTTACCATACTTTGTAACGCTTGGGATTATTATTTTCTTAGTTATAGTATTAGCAACAACAATTATTTTTAAATTAAACAAACACAAAAAAGATAGTTATGGTGCAAGCTTAATACAAAAATTGTCAAGTAGATATATTAGTGAAATTAAACGTTGTGGAAGTTTAGAAGATTTGAAAAATTTAAGAAACAATCACTTAAAAGAAATAGGGTATAATAAACGTGGCTTTAACTATGGTAAAATAAATAATAAGAGCAGTAAAGAAAGTAAGTCGAAACCCAATTAG